The Microbacterium paraoxydans genome includes a window with the following:
- a CDS encoding sunset domain-containing protein — MAFAAPLRRLRALAVTVAAALLASGLVFVATPATAATTALDPAFPGVAEALPTAVAAAADVAASPGQADPESTATVSGRVTFPTGVDVSRGRTFVAAYAPGAGVPVAAAAVTDGSYSLRVPQGDVVLGVVSEGRAVFDQGGPQSGEVLAVGTEGVVRDVQLERSALISGSVTAPKGTDITGQRVVVAVYPVSGAGTVVGAAVPVTDAGTFAVGGLPAGAYRVAFVSGAAGAVSEWWDDAPRFEKARTITLAAGATQSGVVAALEPLHRMETSVPTINGTATVGQTLRAAPGAWTSGAALGYQWYANGVAISKATASSLTLTTAHAGARITVRVTGKKAAFASATVASAATSAVLRVLTAPTPTITGTATVGQTLKVKTGTWTAGTRLTYQWYVDGVAVARATGTSFKIPSSAALKPVTVVVSGTKSGYAAASKRSKPTAAVKGILSAPTPRITGSAIVGSRLTAVASTWTGGTRLSYQWYLNGRAIARATGSTLVVTAAMVKSRITVKVTGTKSGYVTAARTSAQTAAVTYPARTTPVSTWNCPAWAPIKGNAQSMIYHVRSGAYYAKTKPEVCFSTESAAVKAGYRKSKR; from the coding sequence ATGGCGTTCGCCGCTCCGCTCCGCCGTCTCCGTGCGCTGGCCGTCACGGTCGCCGCCGCCCTCCTCGCCTCCGGTCTGGTCTTCGTCGCGACACCCGCGACCGCGGCCACGACCGCGCTCGACCCGGCCTTCCCCGGCGTCGCGGAAGCGCTCCCCACCGCGGTCGCCGCGGCTGCGGACGTCGCCGCGTCTCCCGGCCAGGCCGACCCCGAGAGCACCGCCACCGTCTCCGGTCGCGTCACGTTCCCGACCGGCGTCGACGTCTCGCGGGGCCGCACCTTCGTCGCGGCCTACGCTCCCGGCGCCGGCGTCCCCGTCGCGGCCGCTGCCGTCACCGACGGCTCGTACTCCCTGCGCGTGCCGCAGGGCGACGTCGTCCTCGGTGTGGTGTCCGAGGGGCGCGCCGTCTTCGACCAGGGCGGTCCGCAGAGCGGCGAGGTCCTGGCGGTCGGGACCGAGGGCGTCGTCCGCGACGTGCAGCTCGAGCGCTCGGCCCTGATCTCCGGAAGCGTGACCGCGCCGAAGGGGACCGATATCACCGGGCAGCGCGTCGTCGTCGCCGTCTACCCGGTCTCGGGGGCGGGGACCGTGGTGGGTGCCGCCGTCCCCGTGACCGACGCCGGCACCTTCGCCGTCGGCGGACTGCCCGCGGGCGCATATCGCGTGGCCTTCGTCTCGGGAGCTGCGGGAGCGGTCTCGGAGTGGTGGGACGATGCTCCTCGTTTCGAGAAGGCGCGGACCATCACGCTCGCCGCCGGGGCCACGCAGTCCGGAGTCGTCGCCGCGCTCGAGCCGCTGCACCGGATGGAGACGTCCGTTCCCACGATCAACGGGACGGCGACGGTCGGGCAGACGCTCCGTGCGGCGCCGGGGGCGTGGACGTCGGGCGCCGCGCTCGGATACCAGTGGTACGCGAACGGCGTCGCGATCTCGAAGGCCACGGCATCGTCGCTCACCCTCACCACCGCGCACGCGGGAGCCCGCATCACCGTGCGCGTGACCGGGAAGAAGGCGGCCTTCGCGTCGGCGACCGTCGCGTCGGCGGCGACGTCGGCCGTGCTGCGCGTGCTGACCGCGCCGACGCCCACGATCACCGGCACCGCCACGGTCGGACAGACGCTCAAGGTCAAGACCGGGACGTGGACGGCGGGGACGCGGTTGACCTACCAGTGGTACGTCGACGGCGTGGCCGTCGCCCGAGCGACCGGGACCTCCTTCAAGATCCCGTCCTCCGCGGCGCTGAAGCCGGTGACGGTCGTCGTGTCAGGGACCAAGTCGGGGTACGCCGCAGCATCGAAGCGCTCGAAGCCGACGGCCGCCGTCAAGGGGATCCTCTCCGCGCCGACGCCCCGGATCACCGGCTCCGCGATCGTGGGCTCCCGTCTCACGGCGGTCGCGTCGACGTGGACCGGCGGCACGCGCCTGAGCTACCAGTGGTACCTGAATGGTCGCGCGATCGCGCGGGCGACCGGCTCCACGCTGGTCGTCACGGCGGCCATGGTGAAGTCGAGGATCACGGTCAAGGTCACCGGGACGAAGAGCGGCTACGTCACGGCCGCGCGCACCTCCGCGCAGACCGCCGCCGTGACGTATCCCGCCCGCACCACGCCGGTCTCCACGTGGAACTGCCCCGCCTGGGCTCCCATCAAGGGCAACGCGCAGTCGATGATCTACCACGTGCGGAGCGGGGCGTACTACGCGAAGACCAAGCCCGAGGTGTGCTTCTCCACGGAGAGCGCCGCCGTCAAGGCCGGTTACCGCAAGTCGAAGCGGTAG
- a CDS encoding DUF4916 domain-containing protein, with amino-acid sequence MAVRTPDPEPEPEDEGLGSFRDANPPVPDANPGWLSDVELEEARRHLPMLYVEAIPVRTDGSGQVTEIGVLLRSTPLGEITRTIVSGRVRFGETIRDALFRHVENDLGPMAFPLLPPQPLPFTVAEYFPIPGVSAYHDDRQHAVSLAFVVPVTGTCEPRQDALEVTWFSPEAAASDAVAAEMEGGRGTLIRHALASLGLLR; translated from the coding sequence ATGGCGGTGCGCACACCCGATCCGGAGCCGGAGCCCGAAGACGAGGGCCTCGGTTCGTTCCGCGATGCGAACCCGCCGGTGCCGGATGCGAACCCCGGCTGGCTGAGCGACGTCGAGCTGGAAGAGGCCCGGCGCCACCTTCCGATGCTCTACGTCGAGGCGATCCCCGTGCGCACGGACGGCTCCGGTCAGGTCACCGAGATCGGCGTGCTGCTGCGGTCCACCCCGCTCGGCGAGATCACACGCACGATCGTGTCGGGCCGGGTGCGCTTCGGCGAGACGATCCGCGACGCGTTGTTCCGCCACGTCGAGAACGACCTCGGTCCGATGGCCTTCCCGCTCCTGCCGCCGCAGCCGCTGCCGTTCACGGTGGCCGAGTACTTCCCGATCCCGGGGGTGAGCGCGTATCACGACGACCGTCAGCACGCCGTCTCCCTCGCCTTCGTGGTGCCCGTGACCGGGACGTGCGAGCCGCGCCAGGACGCCCTCGAGGTGACGTGGTTCTCCCCGGAGGCCGCCGCCTCCGACGCCGTCGCCGCCGAGATGGAGGGCGGCCGCGGCACCCTCATCCGCCACGCGCTCGCCAGCCTCGGCCTCCTCCGCTGA
- a CDS encoding alpha/beta hydrolase, whose protein sequence is MTENLTIDDAATRWSHTDRAGLPLLVLLHGYGADEHDLFGIVPYLPAGVAVASVAAPLTPPWPTPGRSWYPIEGLDGRSSAAVTLAAEAFLRWLDDAAADAPSVALLGFSQGAAVSLQALRLAPERFGAVVALSGYAAPDALPGDACLAEVSPPVFWGRGSHDDVIPAPLIAHTAQWLPTHTSLSGRVYSGLTHSISEEELGDVHRFLTTWVEGIGADQADGSRPS, encoded by the coding sequence GTGACCGAGAACCTGACGATCGACGATGCGGCGACGCGCTGGTCGCACACCGACCGCGCCGGGCTCCCGCTGCTCGTGCTGCTGCACGGGTACGGCGCCGACGAGCACGACCTCTTCGGCATCGTCCCGTATCTCCCCGCCGGCGTCGCCGTGGCCTCGGTCGCCGCACCACTGACCCCGCCGTGGCCGACCCCCGGTCGCTCCTGGTACCCGATCGAGGGGCTCGACGGACGCAGCTCCGCCGCCGTCACCCTCGCGGCGGAGGCGTTCCTGCGCTGGCTCGACGACGCCGCGGCGGACGCGCCGTCGGTGGCGCTGCTCGGGTTCTCCCAGGGCGCCGCGGTGTCACTCCAGGCCCTGCGGCTGGCCCCCGAACGGTTCGGCGCGGTCGTCGCGCTGAGCGGCTACGCCGCCCCGGACGCCCTCCCCGGCGATGCGTGCCTCGCGGAGGTCAGCCCCCCGGTGTTCTGGGGCCGCGGTTCCCACGACGACGTCATCCCCGCGCCGCTGATCGCCCACACGGCGCAATGGCTCCCCACGCACACGTCCCTGTCCGGTCGCGTCTACAGCGGACTGACCCACAGCATCTCCGAGGAGGAGCTCGGCGACGTGCACCGGTTCCTCACGACCTGGGTCGAGGGGATCGGCGCGGATCAGGCGGACGGGTCCCGGCCGTCCTGA
- a CDS encoding ABC-F family ATP-binding cassette domain-containing protein, with translation MSQPSSPHAAVVLDRLSLTWPDGTVALDGVSGAFGAGRTGLVGRNGAGKSTLLRLIAGELAPTSGTLTTSGEVAFLPQQLTLDVDRRVSDLLGVTAALDAVRAITAGDVDPAHFDAVGDDWDIEARAEASLAEAGLAPAFLDRTVGELSGGEAVLVAIAGIRLRRAPITLLDEPTNNLDRDARAALAAMVQSWKGTLIVVSHDLALLELMDDTAELYGRNLSVFGGPYSEWRAWLDAEQDAAKQAEVAAAQVLRKEKRQRIEAEVKLAHRARTAKKAEVEKRVPKIVAHGRKMAAEVSAGRLRTEVGAKEDAARAAHDAAGRRVRSDASMKIELPDPDVSRSRRIAELGGPERSWVIQGPERVALIGRNGAGKTTLLERLVSGAAPDSGDEARERPELRAEALTDRIGYLPQRVDGLDEGLSVFANVAAAAPQVPEKELRNRLARFLIRGGTTDRPVSALSGGERFRVALARLLLTDPAPHLVVLDEPTNNLDLDTVDQLVEALRAYRGAVLVVSHDDAFLARLDLDLTLEIDADGGLREVG, from the coding sequence ATGTCACAGCCCTCTTCCCCGCACGCCGCCGTCGTCCTCGACCGCCTCTCCCTCACCTGGCCCGACGGCACGGTCGCCCTCGACGGCGTGTCCGGAGCCTTCGGCGCCGGGCGCACGGGACTGGTCGGCCGCAACGGCGCCGGCAAGTCCACGCTGCTCCGGCTGATCGCCGGGGAGCTCGCCCCCACCTCCGGAACGCTCACCACCTCGGGCGAGGTCGCCTTCCTCCCCCAGCAGCTCACCCTCGACGTGGACCGTCGGGTGTCCGACCTCCTCGGGGTGACGGCCGCCCTCGATGCCGTGCGGGCCATCACCGCCGGTGACGTCGACCCCGCGCACTTCGACGCGGTCGGCGACGACTGGGACATCGAGGCGCGGGCGGAGGCCTCCCTCGCGGAGGCCGGGCTCGCCCCCGCCTTCCTCGACCGCACGGTCGGTGAGCTGTCCGGAGGGGAGGCCGTGCTCGTCGCGATCGCCGGCATCCGGCTGCGCCGGGCTCCCATCACCCTCCTCGACGAGCCGACGAACAACCTCGACCGCGACGCCAGGGCGGCCCTCGCCGCGATGGTGCAGTCCTGGAAGGGCACGCTCATCGTCGTGAGCCACGACCTCGCTCTGCTCGAGCTCATGGACGACACCGCCGAGCTGTACGGACGGAACCTCTCCGTGTTCGGCGGCCCCTACTCCGAGTGGCGCGCGTGGCTCGACGCGGAGCAGGACGCGGCGAAGCAGGCCGAGGTCGCCGCCGCCCAGGTGCTCCGCAAGGAGAAGCGGCAGCGGATCGAGGCCGAGGTCAAGCTCGCCCATCGGGCCCGGACCGCCAAGAAGGCCGAGGTCGAGAAGCGCGTCCCGAAGATCGTCGCGCACGGTCGGAAGATGGCCGCCGAGGTGTCCGCGGGGAGGCTGCGCACCGAGGTCGGCGCGAAGGAGGACGCGGCCCGCGCGGCACACGATGCCGCGGGGCGACGGGTCCGCTCCGACGCCTCGATGAAGATCGAGCTGCCGGACCCCGACGTGTCGCGGAGCCGGCGGATCGCCGAGCTCGGCGGACCGGAGCGGTCGTGGGTGATCCAGGGTCCGGAGCGCGTGGCCCTCATCGGCCGCAACGGCGCCGGCAAGACGACGCTGCTGGAGCGGTTGGTCTCCGGCGCCGCGCCCGACTCCGGAGACGAGGCGCGGGAGCGGCCGGAGCTCCGGGCGGAGGCGCTCACCGACCGGATCGGCTACCTGCCGCAGCGGGTGGACGGTCTCGACGAGGGCCTGTCCGTGTTCGCGAACGTGGCCGCCGCGGCACCCCAGGTCCCGGAGAAGGAGCTCCGCAACCGGCTCGCCCGGTTCCTCATCCGGGGCGGGACGACCGACCGCCCGGTGTCGGCGCTCTCCGGCGGGGAGAGGTTCCGGGTCGCCTTGGCCCGGCTACTCCTCACGGATCCGGCTCCGCACCTCGTTGTCCTCGACGAGCCGACGAACAACCTCGACCTCGACACGGTCGACCAGCTCGTCGAGGCGCTGCGGGCGTACCGCGGGGCGGTGCTCGTCGTGAGTCACGACGACGCCTTCCTCGCCCGGCTCGACCTCGACCTCACCCTGGAGATCGATGCCGACGGCGGGTTGCGGGAGGTCGGGTGA
- a CDS encoding ATP-dependent helicase, with protein MSDVLDRFTPATQDWFRGAFTAPTPAQAGAWEAISAGKHALVVAPTGSGKTLSAFLWAIDSVFRERADLPEEPKKDGSRTRILYISPLKALGVDVERNLRSPLIGIGQSARRLGLTAPGITVGVRSGDTTSSDRRKLVSDPPDILITTPESLYLMLTSRAGDTLRDVHTVIIDEVHAVAATKRGAHLAVSLERLDALRRSHGAETAAQRIGLSATVRPIDEVARFLGGADPVEIVAPPASKTFELGVVVPMDDMTNPPPPPGAPPEAPGIDAEYTEVTGSVWPHVEEAIVDRILQNNSTIVFANSRRLAERLTGRLNEIYAERIGVALPEPTVPAAMMAQAGSTAGADPVLAKAHHGSVSKEQRAQVEEELKSGVLRCVVATSSLELGIDMGAVDLVIQVEAPPSAASGLQRVGRAGHQVGEISRAALFPKHRGDVLHTAIVTERMLAGKIEAIQVPRNPLDILAQQTVAASALGAISVEEWFETVRRSAPFQSLPRSAYEATLDLLAGRFPSDEFAELRPRLVWDRDAGTLTGRPGAQRIAVTSGGTIPDRGLFGVFVAGESTGARVGELDEEMVYESRVGDVFTLGTTSWRIAEITHDRVNVIPAYGQPGKVPFWHGDGIGRPFELGEALGAFSREVSAAKPEKAEQRLIAAGLDEQARANLLAHLSEQREATGTLPTDRTLTVERGHDEVGDWRVILHSPYGMKVHAPWALAINARVRERLGVEGSAVASDDGIIVRIPDAESEPPGAELFVFDPDELEQLVTQEVGGSALFASRFRECAARALLMPRTNPNRRTPLWQQRQRSAQLLEVARRHPTFPVILETLREVLQDVYDLPSLRKLATSIADRRIRLVETQPGQPSPFARDLLFGYVGAFMYEGDSPLAERRAAALSVDPALLGELLGTVELRELLDPDVIAQFEREAQRLDPERRARGLEGVADLLRLLGPLDADEVAARLDPESTGGATAATLLDDLVTARRAIPVTFAGVARVAAIEDAGRLRDALGAALPTGIPVAFLEPLADPLGDLVARHARTHGPFTTAAVAERFGLGTAVARHTLQRLETNGRLTSGYFLPTAAGSGDDIEWCDTEVLRRLRMRSLAAIRGSVEPVSPEAYARFLPDWQHLGRPLEGIDGVLTVIEQFAGVPIPASAWESLVLPSRVRDYSPAMLDELTAAGEVIWSGHGTLPGRDGWVSLHPADLAPFTLPDPDAEIAAESLEARLLAALAAGGAYFAAQLKEMTGAENEQSVLEALWSLTWSGHVTNDTFAPIRSLLTGGSQAHKVKRRAPRARTYRGMSLTRTAPRPASIGGRWSLLPEVETDPARRATVTAGLLLDRYGVVTRGAVQSEGVPGGFAQAYRVLAGFEEAGHCRRGYVIEKLGAAQFAASATVDRLRTYAGLADPPPRKAVTLAATDPANPYGAALGWPKLEGVSHRPGRKAGGLVVLVDGALVLSLERGGRTVLCFTDDEEVLQAAAADLATTARDRRLDTLTVEKVNGEGVYGTILGRALQEAGFVQTPRGFTLRKAV; from the coding sequence ATGAGCGACGTGCTCGACCGCTTCACCCCGGCCACACAGGACTGGTTCCGGGGTGCCTTCACCGCACCCACGCCGGCACAGGCGGGGGCGTGGGAGGCGATCTCCGCCGGCAAGCACGCCCTCGTCGTCGCTCCGACGGGCTCCGGCAAGACCCTGTCGGCGTTCCTCTGGGCGATCGACAGCGTGTTCCGCGAGCGCGCCGACCTCCCGGAGGAGCCGAAGAAGGACGGGTCCCGCACGCGGATCCTGTACATCTCCCCGCTCAAGGCCCTCGGCGTCGACGTGGAGCGCAACCTGCGCTCGCCCCTCATCGGCATCGGGCAGTCCGCGCGGCGACTCGGTCTCACCGCCCCCGGCATCACGGTGGGCGTCCGCTCCGGTGATACCACGTCGAGCGATCGCCGCAAGCTCGTGTCCGATCCACCCGACATCCTCATCACGACGCCCGAGTCGCTGTACCTCATGCTCACGAGCCGGGCCGGCGACACCCTGCGCGACGTGCACACGGTCATCATCGACGAGGTGCACGCGGTCGCCGCCACCAAGCGCGGCGCGCACCTCGCGGTGAGCCTGGAGCGCCTCGACGCCCTCCGCCGCTCCCACGGCGCGGAGACCGCGGCGCAGCGCATCGGCCTCTCGGCCACCGTCCGCCCGATCGACGAGGTCGCGCGCTTCCTCGGCGGCGCCGACCCGGTCGAGATCGTCGCTCCCCCGGCATCGAAGACCTTCGAGCTCGGCGTCGTCGTGCCGATGGACGACATGACCAACCCGCCACCCCCGCCCGGGGCGCCGCCGGAGGCCCCGGGGATCGATGCGGAGTACACCGAGGTCACCGGCTCGGTGTGGCCGCACGTCGAGGAGGCGATCGTCGACCGCATCCTCCAGAACAACTCGACCATCGTCTTCGCGAACTCCCGCCGCCTCGCCGAACGGCTGACCGGACGGTTGAACGAGATCTATGCGGAGCGGATCGGGGTCGCTCTTCCGGAGCCGACCGTGCCCGCCGCGATGATGGCACAGGCGGGGTCGACCGCCGGCGCCGATCCCGTACTCGCCAAGGCTCACCACGGCTCGGTGTCGAAGGAGCAGCGCGCGCAGGTCGAGGAGGAGCTGAAGTCGGGGGTGCTCCGCTGCGTGGTCGCCACGAGCAGCCTGGAGCTCGGCATCGACATGGGCGCCGTCGACCTCGTGATCCAGGTCGAGGCGCCGCCGTCCGCGGCCTCCGGGCTCCAGCGCGTGGGACGGGCCGGACACCAGGTCGGCGAGATCAGCCGCGCGGCCCTGTTCCCCAAGCACCGCGGGGACGTGCTGCACACCGCGATCGTGACGGAGCGGATGCTCGCGGGGAAGATCGAGGCCATCCAGGTGCCGCGGAACCCGCTCGACATCCTCGCCCAGCAGACCGTCGCGGCCAGCGCCCTCGGAGCGATCAGCGTCGAGGAGTGGTTCGAGACCGTCCGCCGTTCCGCCCCGTTCCAGTCGCTCCCCCGCTCCGCGTACGAGGCCACGCTCGACCTGCTGGCCGGCCGCTTCCCCTCCGACGAGTTCGCCGAGCTGCGCCCGCGCCTGGTCTGGGATCGCGACGCCGGCACGCTCACGGGCCGCCCGGGGGCACAGCGGATCGCGGTCACCAGCGGCGGCACCATCCCCGACCGGGGGCTGTTCGGCGTCTTCGTGGCCGGCGAGTCCACGGGCGCCCGAGTGGGCGAGCTCGACGAGGAGATGGTCTACGAGTCCCGCGTCGGCGACGTCTTCACCCTGGGCACCACGAGCTGGCGCATCGCCGAGATCACCCACGACCGCGTCAACGTCATCCCCGCCTACGGCCAGCCCGGCAAGGTGCCGTTCTGGCACGGCGACGGCATCGGCCGCCCGTTCGAGCTGGGCGAGGCGCTCGGGGCGTTCTCCCGCGAGGTGTCCGCCGCGAAGCCGGAGAAGGCGGAGCAGCGGCTCATCGCGGCCGGACTCGACGAGCAGGCGCGCGCCAACCTCCTCGCGCATCTCTCCGAGCAGCGGGAGGCCACGGGCACCCTGCCGACGGACCGTACGCTCACCGTGGAGCGCGGACACGACGAGGTCGGCGACTGGCGCGTCATCCTGCATTCCCCGTACGGCATGAAGGTGCATGCGCCCTGGGCGCTCGCCATCAATGCGCGCGTGCGGGAGCGTCTCGGCGTCGAGGGCTCCGCGGTGGCGAGCGACGACGGCATCATCGTGCGCATCCCCGACGCCGAGTCCGAGCCGCCCGGTGCGGAGCTCTTCGTGTTCGATCCGGACGAGCTCGAGCAGCTCGTCACGCAGGAGGTCGGCGGCTCGGCGCTGTTCGCCTCGCGGTTCCGCGAGTGCGCCGCGCGGGCGCTGCTCATGCCCCGCACGAACCCCAACCGCCGCACGCCGCTGTGGCAGCAGCGCCAGCGCTCGGCCCAGCTCCTCGAGGTCGCCCGCCGGCATCCCACCTTCCCCGTGATCCTGGAGACCCTGCGCGAGGTGCTGCAGGACGTCTACGACCTGCCGTCGCTCCGGAAGCTCGCGACGAGCATCGCCGACCGCCGCATCCGCCTCGTCGAGACCCAGCCGGGACAGCCGTCGCCCTTCGCGCGCGACCTCCTCTTCGGCTACGTCGGCGCGTTCATGTACGAGGGCGACTCGCCGCTGGCCGAGCGCCGAGCGGCCGCCCTGTCCGTCGATCCCGCGCTGCTCGGGGAGCTGCTGGGCACGGTCGAGCTGCGCGAGCTCCTCGACCCCGACGTCATCGCGCAGTTCGAGCGCGAGGCCCAGCGCCTCGACCCGGAGCGTCGGGCGCGCGGCCTGGAGGGCGTCGCCGACCTGCTCCGGCTGCTCGGGCCGCTCGACGCCGACGAGGTGGCGGCACGCCTCGATCCGGAGTCCACCGGCGGAGCGACCGCGGCGACGCTGCTCGACGACCTCGTGACCGCGCGGCGGGCCATCCCCGTCACGTTCGCCGGGGTGGCCAGGGTCGCCGCGATCGAGGACGCCGGGCGCCTGCGCGACGCGCTCGGAGCAGCCCTGCCGACCGGCATCCCCGTGGCCTTCCTCGAGCCCCTGGCGGATCCCCTCGGCGACCTCGTGGCCCGTCACGCCCGCACCCACGGCCCCTTCACCACCGCAGCCGTCGCCGAGCGCTTCGGTCTCGGCACCGCGGTCGCCCGGCACACCCTGCAACGTCTGGAGACGAACGGCCGCCTCACGAGCGGGTACTTCCTCCCCACCGCGGCCGGCAGCGGCGACGACATCGAGTGGTGCGACACCGAGGTGCTACGGCGGCTGCGCATGCGGTCGCTCGCGGCGATCCGCGGGTCCGTCGAGCCGGTCTCCCCGGAGGCCTATGCGCGGTTCCTGCCGGACTGGCAGCATCTCGGTCGACCCCTGGAGGGCATCGACGGCGTGCTCACGGTGATCGAGCAGTTCGCCGGGGTGCCCATCCCGGCCAGCGCCTGGGAGTCGCTCGTCCTGCCGTCGCGGGTGCGCGACTACAGCCCGGCGATGCTCGACGAGCTCACGGCCGCGGGCGAGGTGATCTGGTCGGGACACGGCACCCTCCCCGGGCGCGACGGGTGGGTCTCGCTGCACCCGGCCGATCTCGCCCCGTTCACCCTGCCCGATCCGGACGCGGAGATCGCCGCGGAGTCGCTGGAGGCGCGCCTCCTCGCGGCCCTCGCGGCGGGCGGCGCCTACTTCGCCGCGCAGCTCAAGGAGATGACCGGCGCCGAGAACGAGCAGTCGGTGCTGGAGGCCCTGTGGTCGCTGACGTGGTCCGGGCACGTCACCAACGACACGTTCGCGCCGATCCGCTCGCTGCTGACCGGGGGCTCCCAGGCCCACAAGGTCAAGCGTCGCGCCCCGCGTGCGCGTACCTATCGCGGCATGTCGCTCACGCGCACCGCTCCGCGCCCGGCCTCCATCGGCGGTCGCTGGTCGCTGCTCCCCGAGGTCGAGACCGATCCGGCGCGGCGCGCGACCGTCACCGCCGGACTGCTCCTCGACCGCTACGGGGTGGTCACCCGCGGAGCCGTGCAGTCGGAGGGCGTCCCCGGCGGATTCGCCCAGGCGTACCGCGTGCTGGCCGGGTTCGAGGAGGCGGGGCACTGCCGCCGCGGCTACGTGATCGAGAAGCTCGGCGCCGCTCAGTTCGCCGCCTCCGCCACGGTCGACCGCCTCCGCACGTACGCCGGCCTCGCCGACCCACCACCGCGGAAAGCCGTCACCCTGGCGGCCACCGACCCGGCGAACCCGTACGGCGCGGCGCTCGGGTGGCCGAAGCTCGAGGGCGTGTCGCATCGACCCGGCCGCAAGGCCGGGGGCCTCGTGGTGCTCGTCGACGGCGCCCTCGTCCTGTCGCTCGAGCGCGGCGGACGGACCGTGCTGTGCTTCACGGACGACGAGGAGGTCCTGCAGGCCGCCGCCGCCGACCTCGCGACGACGGCCAGGGACCGCCGCCTCGACACGCTCACCGTCGAGAAGGTGAACGGCGAGGGGGTCTACGGCACGATCCTCGGGCGGGCTCTGCAGGAGGCGGGCTTCGTGCAGACGCCGCGCGGCTTCACGCTCCGCAAGGCCGTCTGA
- a CDS encoding EI24 domain-containing protein → MIREFAAGVRTLFRGFGVWRTRPGLMALGLVPAIIALVLLAAVLVPLVLSLPSLSAWLTPFADGWVEPWRGFLRTAVSLVVVAAALALASSVFSALTLTIGDPFYQRIWHAVEKDLGDPPPADGGSFWTTVGEGLRLVVLGILIALLVLLIGLVPGVGGVLGAVSGVVLTGRLLARELTGRAFDARDLSPAARAALFSGSRARVLGFGVATQLCFLIPGGAVAVMPAAVAGSTMLARDMQARTPLAVATPAPAPGRHDRTTGIA, encoded by the coding sequence ATGATCCGAGAGTTCGCCGCCGGCGTCCGCACCCTGTTCCGCGGCTTCGGCGTGTGGCGCACCCGTCCGGGCCTGATGGCGCTCGGGCTCGTCCCCGCGATCATCGCGCTCGTGCTCCTCGCCGCCGTCCTCGTGCCGCTGGTCCTGTCGCTGCCCTCGCTGTCGGCCTGGCTCACCCCCTTCGCCGACGGATGGGTCGAGCCCTGGCGCGGGTTCCTGCGGACCGCGGTCAGCCTCGTGGTGGTCGCCGCCGCGCTCGCGCTGGCCAGTTCGGTGTTCAGCGCCCTCACCCTCACGATCGGCGACCCGTTCTACCAGCGGATCTGGCACGCCGTGGAGAAGGACCTCGGCGACCCGCCTCCCGCCGACGGCGGCAGTTTCTGGACCACCGTCGGTGAAGGTCTCCGACTGGTCGTGCTCGGCATCCTCATCGCCCTCCTCGTGCTCCTCATCGGCCTCGTGCCCGGTGTCGGCGGCGTCCTCGGCGCGGTGTCCGGCGTGGTCCTCACGGGCCGCCTGCTCGCGCGGGAGCTGACCGGTCGAGCCTTCGATGCGCGCGATCTCAGCCCCGCCGCCCGCGCCGCGCTGTTCTCCGGCAGTCGCGCCCGCGTGCTCGGCTTCGGGGTCGCCACCCAGCTCTGCTTCCTCATCCCGGGCGGCGCCGTCGCCGTGATGCCGGCCGCGGTCGCGGGAAGCACGATGCTGGCGCGCGACATGCAGGCCCGCACCCCGCTCGCGGTCGCCACCCCCGCACCGGCGCCGGGACGGCACGACCGCACGACCGGGATCGCCTGA
- a CDS encoding DNA-formamidopyrimidine glycosylase family protein: MPEGDTVFRTARRLDEALAGGEVTRFDLRVPRFATLDLTGQRVHGAVPRGKHLLLRIGESTLHSHLRMDGAWFVYRPGEKWRHPAFKVRAIVGTAEREAVGVDIAEVEVVPTRDEDDLVGYLGPDPLAADWDPIEAARRLSADTRAIHVALLDQRNVAGFGNEYAAELLFLRGILPTTPTPEVDVAALLDLGVRTIRANRDRRNRTFTGIDRPGQATWVYGRAGRPCRRCGTLIRRGELGADPTRERITFWCPRCQR; this comes from the coding sequence ATGCCTGAGGGCGATACCGTCTTCCGCACGGCCCGCCGCCTGGACGAGGCCCTCGCGGGCGGCGAGGTCACGCGCTTCGACCTCCGCGTGCCGCGCTTCGCGACCCTCGATCTGACCGGACAGCGGGTGCACGGCGCCGTCCCCCGTGGCAAGCACCTGCTGCTGCGGATCGGCGAGAGTACGCTGCATTCGCATCTGCGCATGGACGGCGCCTGGTTCGTATACCGGCCCGGTGAGAAGTGGCGGCATCCCGCGTTCAAGGTGCGGGCGATCGTGGGCACGGCGGAGCGCGAGGCGGTCGGCGTGGACATCGCCGAAGTCGAGGTCGTCCCCACCCGCGATGAAGACGACCTCGTCGGCTACCTCGGCCCCGACCCCCTCGCCGCCGACTGGGACCCGATCGAGGCCGCGCGACGACTCAGCGCCGACACCCGGGCCATCCACGTCGCCCTGCTCGATCAGCGCAACGTCGCGGGCTTCGGCAACGAGTACGCGGCAGAACTCCTGTTCCTCCGCGGAATCCTGCCGACCACTCCGACCCCGGAGGTCGACGTCGCCGCCCTCCTCGACCTGGGCGTGCGGACCATCCGCGCGAACCGCGACCGCCGCAACCGCACCTTCACTGGCATCGACCGCCCAGGGCAGGCGACGTGGGTCTACGGACGCGCCGGACGCCCCTGCCGACGCTGCGGAACCCTCATCCGCCGCGGGGAGCTGGGGGCCGATCCGACCCGCGAGCGGATCACGTTCTGGTGCCCTCGGTGTCAGCGTTGA